Genomic segment of Prosthecobacter debontii:
GGTGCTCACGGTCATCGAGCCAGGCCTCTCTCCACTCCTGGATGCCCGCACCAAAGCTCAAGCCGAAGCACGAGTGGCGGCGGCTGAAGCAGCCTTATCCCAAGCGCAGCAAGCGCTCGAAATGACCAAGACTTCCGCCCGGTTCGCTCAAACCAACTGGGACCGTGTCCGCTCGAACGCTACCGCAGGAAGCATCTCAGCGAATGATCGCGACAACATCGAGCGTGAAGCCGAAGTTCGGGCGAAAGAAGTCCGTGCACAGGAATTTGCCCTAAAGGTCGCTGGCTATGAGGTCACCCAAGCCAAGGCGGCGTTGATTCAATTCGCCCATCCAGAAGCCCAAGGCACTCCTCTGGAGGTTAAGTCACCCGTCTCAGGTCGCGTCCTCCGAGTGGAACAGGAGAGTGCCCTCGTCGTCGCCGCAGGCACAGCCATCTTGGAGATCGGGGACGTGCGGGATCTCGAGATTGAAGCAGAAATCCTTTCCCGCGATGCCGTGCTCATCCGGCCCGGAGCTGAGGTGAGTGTGGAGCAATGGGGTGGCGATAAGCCTTTGAAAGCCCACGTGCGGCGTGTAGAACCCGCCGCTTTTACCAAGGTCTCTGCATTAGGAGTCGAGGAACAGCGGGTCATTGTGTTGTGTGATCTGGACAATACCGAGGCCGACATGGCCGCGGCTCTCGGAGATCGTTATCGTGTCGAAGTCCGCGTGGCCATCTGGCATGAGGACCAGGTCTTGCAAGCCCCCAGCGGCTCCCTGTTTCGTGAGGGTTCAGCTTGGAAATGCTTTTTGTTCAACGCAGGCAAAGCACACAGCGTCGCTGTCACCGTAGGACGTTCCGATGGTAAATGGACTCAGGTGATCGATGGGCTCAAGGCCGGAGATCAAGTCCTCATGCACCCACCCGATACCGTCAAGGACGGCACCGAAGTGGTGGCCAGGGAGTGACGGGTTAAGCGGTCTCCCGTTCCACAAATTCGGCATAGGCTTGCTGCACTCGCCGTGTCAGTGGCCCCGGCGCAGTTAAGGGCTTCCCGTTCAATCGCGAGATGGGATGCACATCCCGTGTCGAGGATGTTAAAAATGCCTCAGCACAGCCTTCAAGCCAAGCAGCAGGGATATCACACTGCAGACATTCAATGCCAGCTACCTCACAGGCCTGTAAGACCCAAGCACGGGTGGTGCCAGCCAAGCAGCCCGAGGACAAGGGCGGTGTCATCAAACGCCCCTCAGAGACGATAAAAACATTCGATCCTGTGCCCTCGCACAGCTCATCACGTTCATTCAACAAGAGAGCTTCGCCAGATCCCAAGTTCTTGGCATGCAACAGACAGCGCACGTTTTCCCCATAAGACAGGCTCTTCACCCCAGCTAAGGCACTGCGAGAATTTCTCACCCACGGCACGATCCAGACCTCCTCCGCAGGTGGCCATGGTTTAAGCGCTGTCGCCACCGCCATGACCGTGCCCAAGCCTTGACCTCGATCCGAGCCCAAGGGGCCGTCACCACTCGTCAAGGTCACCCGGACTCGGGCATCAGTCAGCCCATTGGCTTCTAGAACCGCCTGGATGCCCTGTCGAAATTCAGCCTCCGTGATGCAAGCCAAACCAATAGTCTGACAAGAGCGCACCAACCTTTCATAGTGAGGTTTCACGCCTACAGGACGTCCCTCACGAACCACCAAAGTCTCAAAGACACCATCGCCAACCAACAGCCCGTGATCGAAGGGCGAGATCGAAGCCTCCTGAGCGTTCCATAAACGTCCATTCAGCCAGAGAAATGTGGGCTTATCCATAAAGGCGATAGCGTGTGGCTAAAAAAACAGCCATTCAAGCCATGAACAGCCTCCTTGCAGCGTAAATCAACACGACAGAAAAACACTTGTCTTGCGAATCCATTCATCAAGCACGTTTTCCCTCCTAATTTTCATCGTTAATCCTCGTTTTAACCCTCACCATGCTGCGTCTTCAAAACTTCCAGGGCCAGGAGATTGAACCCTATCTGGATGCACTTGGGGCTCTCCGAATCACCGTGTTTCGGGACTTCCCGTATCTGTATGATGGGAATCTGGATTATGAGCGGGATTATTTGAAGGTTTACATGGAGTGCCCTCGCAGTATGGCGGTGTTGGCTTTCCATGGTGACGCCGTCGTGGGTGCTTCCACCTGCATGCCCATGGAGGACGAGGGGCCCGAATTTCAAGAACCGTTTCGCCGAAATGACCATGACCTCTCGAAGATTTGCTACTTGGGAGAATCAATCCTGCTATCGCAATACCGAGGTCGGGGCGTGGGCAAAAAATTCTTCATCGAGCGGGAAAAACATGCTCAATCTTTGGGCATGCGCATGACCACCTTCTGTGCGGTGAATCGGCCTTTGGATCACTCTCTACGTCCAGCGAATTACCAATCGCTCGACAGTTTCTGGCAATCGCGTGGCTACGTGAAACAGCCAGACATGCAGGCGACCTTTCATTGGAAAGATGTGAATGAAGAGCACGAATCCGCAAAAACACTGACTTTCTGGACGAAGACCTTGGCTTAAGCTACGCATCGTTTAGCCATGTCTTTTGGTTTTGGCCATGATTGTCGATCTTTTAACCTTTGATCCAGGTTTTCACGCCGCTTCACCCACGGCTTATGCCGATGAAGTGATTCGTCTGATTTCTGATTCCTGGGAAAGCGGAGCCGATTTGACGGTGCTACCAGAGTTCACCTGGATGGGCCTCGAGCCTCTGATCAAAGATGAGACCAAACAGCGTGATGTACATGCGGTGATCTCAGACCTCTTTTGGCAAACGCTGCTACCGAGAATCAGCAGCCGTTTAGTCACTGAAGAGAAAGCCGTTGTGATGGGGACCGTGCCCTTTGAGGAAGCCGCGTCAGGACTCATTCACAACCGAGCGCCCATCCTTGTAAACGGCAAACTGTTGCATCAAGACAAACTGCATCTCACGCCTTGGGAGAGGGCCTTTAGCCCTGGTAAAACCCTCCATTTGTGGCACTTCCACGGGTTCAAGATCGCTGTGATCATCTGCCTGGACATCGAGATTCCTGAGATCTCTTCCTGTCTGCGTGGGCAGGAAGTGGACCTGATCATTTGCCCCAGCGCCACGGAAACCATCCTGGGCGTCGAGCGTGTCGATCGCTGCGCGTCGGCACGTGCCGTCGAACTCGGCTGTCATGTGGTCGTGACGCACCTCACCGGTAAGGCACACTCTGAATTGATCGACGAAAACATCGGACGGCTTGCGCATTACGCCCCTTCTCAGGCCTCCTTCCGGAAAGCTCCTCGTTGGACTGAAACCGACGTTTTCGACCACGGTGTTCATCAGCTGCGCATTGAACTCGACACTAAACCATTGGAGATCATGCGCCGCATGACCGTCGAAACAAATCCGTCCCATCTTGGCAAAGAATCGGCTGGTCAATTCTCCATTTTTCAGATCGAATCTTAACCGTTAGAGCTGAACAAACCTATACTCATGAGCATGATCAAAGAATTCAAAGAGTTTGTTATGCGGGGCAACATCATCGACCTCGCTGTCGGTGTTGTCATCGGTGGAGCTTTCAGCAAGCTCGTGGATGGCGTCGTTAAAGGCGTCATTGGCCCCGTCGTGAACATGGTCAAAGGAGAAGATACCTGGCCATCCTTAGTGCAAGGCGTCTGGGACCT
This window contains:
- a CDS encoding GNAT family N-acetyltransferase; the encoded protein is MLRLQNFQGQEIEPYLDALGALRITVFRDFPYLYDGNLDYERDYLKVYMECPRSMAVLAFHGDAVVGASTCMPMEDEGPEFQEPFRRNDHDLSKICYLGESILLSQYRGRGVGKKFFIEREKHAQSLGMRMTTFCAVNRPLDHSLRPANYQSLDSFWQSRGYVKQPDMQATFHWKDVNEEHESAKTLTFWTKTLA
- a CDS encoding efflux RND transporter periplasmic adaptor subunit, translating into MLLVLYGLKPRPIEVELAQVRTAPLTVHVMEEGKTRIRNRYVVAAPVSGQMKRVSLKAGDEVEANKTVLTVIEPGLSPLLDARTKAQAEARVAAAEAALSQAQQALEMTKTSARFAQTNWDRVRSNATAGSISANDRDNIEREAEVRAKEVRAQEFALKVAGYEVTQAKAALIQFAHPEAQGTPLEVKSPVSGRVLRVEQESALVVAAGTAILEIGDVRDLEIEAEILSRDAVLIRPGAEVSVEQWGGDKPLKAHVRRVEPAAFTKVSALGVEEQRVIVLCDLDNTEADMAAALGDRYRVEVRVAIWHEDQVLQAPSGSLFREGSAWKCFLFNAGKAHSVAVTVGRSDGKWTQVIDGLKAGDQVLMHPPDTVKDGTEVVARE
- the mscL gene encoding large conductance mechanosensitive channel protein MscL, whose amino-acid sequence is MSMIKEFKEFVMRGNIIDLAVGVVIGGAFSKLVDGVVKGVIGPVVNMVKGEDTWPSLVQGVWDLGNGILNFLLLAAVVFFIFVKPINKLRALSSKPNSPVPPPVPEEVKLLTEIRDLLKKEQV
- a CDS encoding nitrilase-related carbon-nitrogen hydrolase; translated protein: MIVDLLTFDPGFHAASPTAYADEVIRLISDSWESGADLTVLPEFTWMGLEPLIKDETKQRDVHAVISDLFWQTLLPRISSRLVTEEKAVVMGTVPFEEAASGLIHNRAPILVNGKLLHQDKLHLTPWERAFSPGKTLHLWHFHGFKIAVIICLDIEIPEISSCLRGQEVDLIICPSATETILGVERVDRCASARAVELGCHVVVTHLTGKAHSELIDENIGRLAHYAPSQASFRKAPRWTETDVFDHGVHQLRIELDTKPLEIMRRMTVETNPSHLGKESAGQFSIFQIES
- a CDS encoding aminotransferase class IV, with the translated sequence MDKPTFLWLNGRLWNAQEASISPFDHGLLVGDGVFETLVVREGRPVGVKPHYERLVRSCQTIGLACITEAEFRQGIQAVLEANGLTDARVRVTLTSGDGPLGSDRGQGLGTVMAVATALKPWPPAEEVWIVPWVRNSRSALAGVKSLSYGENVRCLLHAKNLGSGEALLLNERDELCEGTGSNVFIVSEGRLMTPPLSSGCLAGTTRAWVLQACEVAGIECLQCDIPAAWLEGCAEAFLTSSTRDVHPISRLNGKPLTAPGPLTRRVQQAYAEFVERETA